In Canis lupus familiaris isolate Mischka breed German Shepherd chromosome 9, alternate assembly UU_Cfam_GSD_1.0, whole genome shotgun sequence, a single window of DNA contains:
- the BRD3OS gene encoding putative uncharacterized protein BRD3OS, whose amino-acid sequence MSGRVPLAEKALSESYARLRYRDTSLLIWQQQQQQLESVPPGTYLSRSHSMWYSQYGNEAILVRDRHKLGVPRDTGQSKFCTIM is encoded by the coding sequence ATGAGTGGCCGTGTGCCACTGGCTGAGAAAGCCCTGTCGGAAAGCTACGCCCGGCTCCGGTACCGGGACACGTCGCTTCTCAtttggcagcagcagcagcagcagctggagtCTGTGCCCCCTGGGACCTACCTGAGCAGGAGCCACAGCATGTGGTACTCACAGTACGGCAACGAGGCCATCCTAGTCCGCGACAGGCACAAGCTTGGAGTCCCCCGGGACACGGGCCAGTCCAAGTTCTGTACAATCATGTGA